One stretch of Euphorbia lathyris chromosome 7, ddEupLath1.1, whole genome shotgun sequence DNA includes these proteins:
- the LOC136235911 gene encoding protein disulfide-isomerase 5-2 produces the protein MARLILILSIFTLLYAVSHSSESNENFKIDGKVLELDESNFDSAISSFDFIFVDFYAPWCGHCKRLAPELDAAAPILAGLKKPIVIAKVDADKYSRLARKYDIDGYPTLKIFMHGVPVDYYGPRKSDVLVRYLRKFVAPDVAILNSDLEIKDFVDAAGTNFPIFIGFGVNETIISSLGIKYKKKAWFSVASDFSDDIMVKYDFDKAPALLSIHPSYNEQSIFYGPFEEKFLEDFIKQNFLPLVVPMNQETLKILKDDERKIVLTIMEDEHDEKSQKLVKLLKAAAYANRDLVFGYTGAKQWEEFADSFGGSKHSELPKMVVWDGDEEYLSVIGSESIVKEDQASEISQFLKGYREGSTIQKRISGPSFMGFINSLISIRSVYILVFLVAILILILTVGKEEPLRVGTRDEAGAGLTASSGAESSEYRPEDKQD, from the exons atggcAAGGTTGATTCTCATTCTATCAATCTTCACTCTGCTTTATGCAGTCTCCCATTCATCTGAATCTAATGAGAATTTCAAGATAGATGGGAAAGTCCTTGAGCTCGACGAATCTAACTTCGATTCCGCTATTTCTTCCTTCGATTTCATCTTCGTTGACTTCTACGCCCCTTGGTGCGGCCACTGCAAGCGCCTCGCACCTGAG TTGGATGCTGCTGCTCCTATTCTTGCAGGATTGAAGAAACCCATTGTGATAGCAAAAGTAGATGCTGACAAGTATTCCCGCCTTgctagaaaatatgacattga TGGATATCCTACCCTCAAGATCTTTATGCATGGTGTTCCTGTTGATTATTATGGGCCGAGAAAATCTGATGTACTTGTTCGTTATCTGAGGAAATTTGTTGCTCCTGATGTTGCCATACTTAATTCAGACCTCGAGATAAAGGACTTTGTCGATGCAGCTGGCACTAATTTCCCTATATTTATAGGTTTTGGCGTAAATGAAACCATAATATCGAGTTTAGGTATTAAGTACAAGAAAAAGGCTTGGTTTTCTGTCGCAAGTGATTTTTCAGATGACATAATggtaaaatatgattttgacaAGGCTCCTGCTTTGCTATCCATTCATCCAAGTTATAACGAGCAAAGTATATTTTATGGCCCCTTTGAAG AGAAGTTTTTGGAGGACTTCATAAAGCAAAATTTTCTTCCCCTAGTTGTGCCCATGAACCAAGAGACCCTTAAGATACTGAAAGATGATGAGAGGAAAATCGTCTTGACCATTATGGAGGATGAACATGATGAAAAATCGCAAAAACTAGTAAAGTTACTGAAAGCTGCTGCATATGCAAATCGTGATTTAGTATTTGGTTATACTGGTGCCAAGCAATGGGAAGAATTTGCTGATTCCTTTGGTGGCAGTAAGCATTCAGAACTACCGAAAATGGTAGTTTGGGATGGAGATGAAGAATATCTCTCG GTTATCGGTTCGGAAAGCATTGTAAAGGAGGATCAGGCATCTGAAATCTCACAATTTCTTAAAGGTTACCGAGAAGGATCAACAATACAAAAGAGAATCAGTGGTCCATCGTTTATGGGTTTCATAAATTCCCTAATCAGCATCAGAAGTGTGTATATACTTGTGTTTTTGGTAGCGATACTAATCCTCATTCTAACAGTTGGCAAAGAAGAACCTCTTAGGGTTGGTACACGAGACGAGGCTGGGGCTGGCCTTACTGCAAGTTCTGGAGCTGAAAGCTCCGAGTATAGACCCGAAGATAAACAAGATTAG